Below is a genomic region from Streptomyces ferrugineus.
GCGGGCAGGACCGAATCCGGTCCCACTCGAATCGGAGGATAGACGACGATCCGTCCCCGCCGCCCCTCGAATAGGAGCGGTCCTGGCCGCGTGCAGCACCGTCCAGTCCAGGTCAGTGCGGCTGCTGCGGGCCGGGCAGAAGGTCGAACCCATGCGGCGGACTTCCTCTCCTACGACGTCTGCGCTGCTCGTTCAGCACCGCTGTCCGCCACAACAGAGGGCGGGGCCACAACATTCCCCAAGCTTTACCCGAGTGACCCGACCCACTTCACGACGGCGTCCGTGACGATCGCCACTGCCTCGTCCTGATCGAGCGGCGCCCGCTTGGGCACGGCGAACCCGTGATCGCCGTACGGCACCTCGACCAGTTCGTGGTCGCCGTCGGGGAACTCCTCGGGTCTGCCGAACGGATCGTTGCCGCCCTGGACGACGAGGGTGGGCACCCCGGCGCCGAGCAGCTCGTCGGCGCGGGACTTCTCGGGCCGGCCCGGCGGGTGGAGGGGGAAGCCGAGCGCGAGCACGGCGTGCGCGCCGAGCTCGACGGCGGTACGGCAGGCGACGCGGGCGCCCGCGCTGCGGCCGCCGGAGATCACCGGCAGCCCGGGCGCGGTGAGCGCGGGCCACAGGCCCCGCCAGCCGGCGTCCAGCGTCTTCGGCGCGGGCGCCACCTTCTTGCCGGCCACCCGCCAGGGCTGTTCCACGAGGGCGACGGTCACGCCGTGCGCCGGGAGGACCGCGGCGAGCGCCACCAGGTCCCGCGCCCCGATGCCGCCTCCGGCGCCGTGGCTCACGGCCAGGACCAGCCGTGCCCGGGTCGCCGGGTGCCAGGTGATGCGGGCGTCCCCCGCGTCCGTGCCAATGATCTCGGTCGTCACGTCAGACTCGGTCGTCACATCAGAAGAGTGTGCCCTCTTCGGGCCCGTCCAGCTCCTTCAGCAGCTCCGGACCGTTGTTGCGGACGTTGCTGACCAGGGTGGAGACGGGGTAGGCGCGCATCAGTCCGGGCGGTGGCGGGTCGAGCAGCGTACGCAGGTCGTGGGGGTCCGTGCGGGCCGGGTCGAGCCAGTCGTCCCAGCGGTCCGGGGTCAGCATCAGCGGCATGCGGGGGTGGATCTCGGCGAGCGTGTGCGGGCCGTCCTCGGGCGCCACGGCCAGCGGGGTCGTCTCGGCCTCCGTGGTGATGACGGAGCAGGTCACCCACCAGGCCTGCGGGTGCTCGTCCGGCAGCGTCCTGTCCCGCCAGAACTCGTACAGCCCGGCCATCGCGAAGACCGAGCCGTCGGCGGGCAGCACGAAGTAGGGCTGCTTGCGCGGCCGCTTCCGCTTCCCCTCGACCTCCAGGTCGCGCTCCTGCTTTCCGGTGACCCACTCGTAGTAGCCGTCGGCGGGGATGACGCAGCGCCGGGAGGAGAAGGCCCGGCGGTACGACGGCCTCTCGTGCACCGTCTCCGCGCGCGCGTTGATCATCTTGAAGGCGCTCTCGGGGGTCTTGGACCAGCTCGGCACCAGCCCCCACTTCAGCTTGCGCAGCTGCCGGACCGGCTGCGGGTCGTCCGCGTCCTTCAGGGGACGGTCGAGGACGACGTGGACCTCCTTCGTCGGGGCCACGTTGTAGTCCGGTTCGAGGGTCTCCTCGGGCTCCCACTTCTCTATCTCGAAGATTCCCGCGAGGTCCTCGGGCCCGCGACTGGCCGCATACCGTCCGCACATCTGAAGCCATCCCTCCCGCCTGCTGTCGTGGCGAACCAGTGTCGCAGGTCGTGCGGCGCCCCCTGGTGGACCCGGGCGCCGTCCGGCCCGGCCT
It encodes:
- a CDS encoding alpha/beta hydrolase family protein, whose amino-acid sequence is MTTEIIGTDAGDARITWHPATRARLVLAVSHGAGGGIGARDLVALAAVLPAHGVTVALVEQPWRVAGKKVAPAPKTLDAGWRGLWPALTAPGLPVISGGRSAGARVACRTAVELGAHAVLALGFPLHPPGRPEKSRADELLGAGVPTLVVQGGNDPFGRPEEFPDGDHELVEVPYGDHGFAVPKRAPLDQDEAVAIVTDAVVKWVGSLG
- a CDS encoding SOS response-associated peptidase; translation: MCGRYAASRGPEDLAGIFEIEKWEPEETLEPDYNVAPTKEVHVVLDRPLKDADDPQPVRQLRKLKWGLVPSWSKTPESAFKMINARAETVHERPSYRRAFSSRRCVIPADGYYEWVTGKQERDLEVEGKRKRPRKQPYFVLPADGSVFAMAGLYEFWRDRTLPDEHPQAWWVTCSVITTEAETTPLAVAPEDGPHTLAEIHPRMPLMLTPDRWDDWLDPARTDPHDLRTLLDPPPPGLMRAYPVSTLVSNVRNNGPELLKELDGPEEGTLF